From the genome of Primulina eburnea isolate SZY01 chromosome 12, ASM2296580v1, whole genome shotgun sequence, one region includes:
- the LOC140807919 gene encoding uncharacterized protein, with translation MEALLCRKIGDPTVEPDGAENSALTISTGHPIPQLNSPTAVRIRVRATSLNFANYLQILGQYQEKPPLPFIPGSDYSGTVDIVGPSVTKFKIGDPVCSFTGLGSFAQFIVADESELYLVPEGCDLVAAGALPVAYGTSHVALVHRAQLQAGQVLLVLGAAGGVGVSAVQIGKVCGATVIAIARGEEKVQFLKSLGVDHAVDLSKENVTESVKGFLKARKLKGIDVLYDPVGGKLTKETLKLLSWGANILVIGFASGEVPVIPANIALVKNWTVHGLYWGSYRIHRPQVLEDSLKELLSWLARGLITIKISHTLRLREANLAFAALKDRKAIGKVLIEFSDVKDTRAKL, from the exons ATGGAAGCTTTACTGTGTAGAAAAATCGGCGACCCAACTGTCGAGCCTGATGGCGCGGAGAATTCGGCGCTTACTATTTCTACGGGGCACCCGATTCCACAGCTCAACTCGCCGACGGCGGTTCGAATCCGAGTCAGAGCAACGAGCTTAAACTTCGCGAATTACCTTCAAATCTTAGGCCAATATCAAGAGAAGCCCCCGCTTCCCTTCATTCCGGGCTCCGATTACTCGGGAACCGTTGATATTGTGGGGCCCAGTGTAACTAAGTTCAAAATTGGTGACCCCGTTTGCTCTTTCACTGGCCTCGGCTCTTTCGCCCAATTCATCGTCGCCGATGAATCCGAATT ATATCTAGTGCCCGAAGGATGCGACTTGGTTGCTGCTGGAGCTCTACCGGTAGCATATGGAACATCTCATGTGGCACTTGTTCATAGAGCTCAACTGCAGGCTGGACAG GTCTTGCTGGTTCTCGGTGCGGCAGGGGGAGTTGGAGTTTCTGCGGTGCAAATTGGCAAGGTCTGTGGTGCCACTGTTATCGCCATTGCTAG GGGAGAAGAGAAGGTACAATTTCTGAAGTCATTAGGTGTGGATCATGCTGTTGATTTGAGCAAAGAAAACGTCACTGAGAGTGTCAAGGGATTTCTGAAGGCAAGGAAGCTGAAAGGGATCGATGTTTTGTATGATCCAGTTGGAGGCAAACTGACGAAAGAAACCTTGAAGTTGTTGAGCTGGGGAGCAAATATCTTGGTTATTGGGTTTGCAAGTGGAGAAGTTCCCGTAATCCCCGCAAATATTGCACTTGTTAAG AATTGGACCGTTCATGGGCTCTACTGGGGAAGCTATAGAATTCATCGACCCCAGGTTCTCGAAGATTCATTGAAGGAGCTGCTATCTTGGTTGGCTAGGGGACTAATTACGATCAAGATTTCTCATACTCTCAGGCTGAGGGAG GCAAATCTTGCTTTCGCAGCCCTTAAGGATAGGAAAGCGATTGGGAAGGTGTTGATTGAGTTCAGTGATGTGAAAGATACAAGGGCTAAGCTTTAA